Proteins encoded within one genomic window of Oscillatoria salina IIICB1:
- the pedR gene encoding photosynthetic electron transport-dependent transcriptional regulator PedR, with protein MAGGDVNTPASLSDRELQIIELVAAGLTNLEIAQKLEISKRTVDNHISNILNKTSTDNRVALVRWALQWGKVCLDDVNCCSLPFPQNQNE; from the coding sequence ATGGCTGGTGGCGATGTAAATACCCCGGCATCTCTTTCCGATCGAGAATTGCAAATTATCGAGCTAGTAGCTGCTGGCTTGACTAATCTCGAAATTGCACAAAAACTAGAAATAAGTAAAAGAACTGTCGATAACCATATTAGTAACATCCTTAACAAAACTTCCACTGATAACCGCGTGGCATTAGTGCGCTGGGCTTTGCAGTGGGGAAAAGTTTGTCTTGATGATGTTAACTGTTGTTCTTTACCTTTTCCGCAAAACCAAAACGAATAA